One region of Fragaria vesca subsp. vesca linkage group LG4, FraVesHawaii_1.0, whole genome shotgun sequence genomic DNA includes:
- the LOC101311753 gene encoding nuclear transcription factor Y subunit C-9-like isoform 8 — MDQQGHGHPATMGVPGSAGQASYGVNPYQPSQMMGLSPTGSVGMMHSPTQPGGPSTPSQLAQHQAYQHIHQQQQQQLQQQLQNFWSGQYQEIEQANDFKNHSLPLARIKKIMKADEDVRMISAEAPVIFARACEMFILELTLRSWNHTEENKRRTLQKNDIAAAITRTDIFDFLVDIVPREDLKDEVLASIPRGGNVPVVGPADGLPYYYMPAQPPSQVGPPGMMVGKPVMDQNMYGQPTHPYMSQPAWPQQQQPPKDSE; from the coding sequence ATGGATCAGCAAGGACATGGGCATCCAGCAACAATGGGAGTCCCAGGTAGTGCAGGTCAAGCATCATATGGTGTGAACCCCTATCAGCCTAGCCAAATGATGGGACTGTCTCCAACTGGATCAGTTGGAATGATGCATTCTCCCACTCAGCCAGGAGGTCCTTCCACCCCTTCTCAGCTTGCACAACACCAGGCTTATCAGCACATCCACCAGCAACAACAACAGCAACTACAGCAACAACTCCAAAACTTTTGGTCAGGTCAGTATCAAGAAATTGAGCAGGCTAATGATTTCAAGAACCATAGTTTACCGTTGGCCAGGATTAAGAAGATTATGAAGGCTGATGAGGATGTAAGGATGATATCGGCTGAAGCTCCAGTCATATTTGCCAGGGCCTGTGAGATGTTTATTCTGGAGTTGACACTACGGTCTTGGAACCACACAGAGGAGAACAAAAGGAGAACACTGCAAAAGAATGACATTGCAGCAGCAATTACAAGGACTGATATATTTGATTTTCTAGTTGATATTGTCCCCAGAGAGGATTTGAAAGATGAGGTTCTTGCATCGATCCCAAGAGGCGGGAATGTTCCAGTTGTCGGTCCGGCTGATGGTCTTCCTTACTATTACATGCCAGCTCAGCCTCCATCGCAGGTTGGCCCTCCCGGGATGATGGTGGGAAAGCCTGTGATGGATCAAAATATGTATGGCCAACCAACGCACCCATACATGTCTCAGCCTGCTTGGCCTCAGCAACAGCAGCCGCCTAAAGATTCTGAGTGA
- the LOC101311269 gene encoding stem-specific protein TSJT1-like isoform 2, whose translation MLGVFSSEIVSPPDELVAAGSRTPSPKITANALINRFCQSNASAVSVQVGDHVQLAYSHDNESVIQPRSFAVKDEIFCLFEGALDNLGSLRQQYGLAKSANEVILVIEAYKALRDRAPYPPNHVVGHLSGNFAFIVFDKSTSTLFVASDQFGKVPLSWGITADGYVAFADDADLLKGACGKSLASFPQGCFYSTTVGGLRSYENPKNVITAVPATDEEIWGATFKVEGPAVLAATK comes from the exons ATGTTGGGAGTGTTCAGCAGCGAGATCGTGTCGCCGCCCGACGAGCTGGTCGCCGCCGGCAGCCGCACCCCTTCGCCGAAGATCACGGCGAATGCGCTGATCAACCGCTTCTGCCAGAGCAATGCCTCCGCCGTCTCCGTGCAGGTCGGCGACCACGTCCAGCTGGCCTACAGCCACGACAACGAGTCCGTGATACAACCGAG GTCATTTGCTGTTAAGGATGAGATATTCTGCTTGTTTGAGGGAGCACTTGACAACTTGGGGAGCTTGAGGCAGCAGTATGGCCTAGCCAAGTCTGCAAATGAAGTGATTTTGGTCATTGAGGCTTACAAGGCGCTTCGTGATCGGGCACCTTACCCACCAAACCATGTTGTTGGCCATCTCAGCGGAAATTTTGCTTTCATTGTATTTGACAAGTCCACTTCCACCTTGTTTGTTGCTTCC GACCAATTTGGCAAGGTGCCTCTGTCTTGGGGAATCACTGCTGATGGATATGTGGCCTTTGCTGATGATGCAGACTTGCTTAAGGGTGCTTGTGGCAAGTCACTTGCTTCATTCCCTCAAG GGTGTTTCTACTCCACAACTGTTGGAGGACTGAGAAGCTATGAGAATCCCAAAAATGTGATCACTGCTGTACCTGCTACTGATGAAGAGATCTGGGGTGCAACATTTAAG GTTGAAGGGCCAGCGGTTCTTGCAGCCACAAAGTAG
- the LOC101311269 gene encoding stem-specific protein TSJT1-like isoform 1: protein MLGVFSSEIVSPPDELVAAGSRTPSPKITANALINRFCQSNASAVSVQVGDHVQLAYSHDNESVIQPRSFAVKDEIFCLFEGALDNLGSLRQQYGLAKSANEVILVIEAYKALRDRAPYPPNHVVGHLSGNFAFIVFDKSTSTLFVASDQFGKVPLSWGITADGYVAFADDADLLKGACGKSLASFPQGCFYSTTVGGLRSYENPKNVITAVPATDEEIWGATFKVIQVTHNFKSTNLYHVAIWFLTIKVSSIFVSYY from the exons ATGTTGGGAGTGTTCAGCAGCGAGATCGTGTCGCCGCCCGACGAGCTGGTCGCCGCCGGCAGCCGCACCCCTTCGCCGAAGATCACGGCGAATGCGCTGATCAACCGCTTCTGCCAGAGCAATGCCTCCGCCGTCTCCGTGCAGGTCGGCGACCACGTCCAGCTGGCCTACAGCCACGACAACGAGTCCGTGATACAACCGAG GTCATTTGCTGTTAAGGATGAGATATTCTGCTTGTTTGAGGGAGCACTTGACAACTTGGGGAGCTTGAGGCAGCAGTATGGCCTAGCCAAGTCTGCAAATGAAGTGATTTTGGTCATTGAGGCTTACAAGGCGCTTCGTGATCGGGCACCTTACCCACCAAACCATGTTGTTGGCCATCTCAGCGGAAATTTTGCTTTCATTGTATTTGACAAGTCCACTTCCACCTTGTTTGTTGCTTCC GACCAATTTGGCAAGGTGCCTCTGTCTTGGGGAATCACTGCTGATGGATATGTGGCCTTTGCTGATGATGCAGACTTGCTTAAGGGTGCTTGTGGCAAGTCACTTGCTTCATTCCCTCAAG GGTGTTTCTACTCCACAACTGTTGGAGGACTGAGAAGCTATGAGAATCCCAAAAATGTGATCACTGCTGTACCTGCTACTGATGAAGAGATCTGGGGTGCAACATTTAAGGTAATTCAAGTGACTCATAATTTCAAGAGTACCAATTTATACCATGTAGCTATATGGTTCCTCACTATCAAAGTTTCTAGCATATTTGTTTCTTATTATTAG